The Streptomyces sp. Mut1 genome window below encodes:
- a CDS encoding ABC transporter ATP-binding protein, which yields MIEQRAVTTEPGTKRALLSVRDLQVAFPSEAGRVEAVRGVSFDLHRGKTLGIVGESGSGKSVTSMAIMGLLPEYASVTGEIMLDGKNLLDLDDRRMSKVRGQQIGMIFQDPLSSLTPIFSIGAQIVESLQIHQEMSSAAAWKRAVELLDLVGIPNPDRRAKGFPHEFSGGMRQRAVIAMAIANNPDLIIADEPTTALDVTVQAQILEVLKTAQRETGAAVIMITHDLGVVAGSADDVMVMYAGRPVEHAGVDELFAQPRMPYTIGLMGAIPRLDDRAREALTPVPGTPPLLVDLPDACPFAARCPAVQDACREAEPPLLAVSGDDSGTGHSTACRRAAEISDGAIGGEPIFPVPADREDRVAAVPREDRPKVLELSGVTKTFPLTKGGLLKRKVGTVFAVNGIDLDIREGETLGLVGESGCGKTTTLLEIMGLKPPEQGSIAVCGQDTADLKRGRDVSAVRRNIQMVFQDPMGALDPRMTVFDILAEPLRAVGEGDKKVLSTKVSELMELVGLDPEHRDRFPSAFSGGQRQRIGIARALSTKPQLLVLDEPVSALDVSVQAGVINLLNDLKAELGLSYLFVAHDLSVVCHISDRVAVMYLGRIVEIGSTDSVFDNPRHPYTKALLSAIPLPDPVAERTRERVLLEGDLPSPTDEQPGCRFVSRCPLHTTLSEPQKEQCRGITPLLTERGDPDHRDACHFAGTTTSVDN from the coding sequence ATGATCGAGCAGCGCGCAGTCACGACCGAGCCCGGTACCAAGCGGGCACTGCTGTCCGTACGCGACCTGCAGGTGGCCTTCCCCTCGGAGGCCGGCCGGGTGGAAGCCGTCCGCGGCGTCTCCTTCGACCTGCACCGCGGCAAGACCCTCGGCATCGTGGGCGAATCGGGTTCGGGCAAGTCCGTCACGTCGATGGCCATCATGGGGCTGCTTCCCGAGTACGCCTCGGTCACGGGCGAGATCATGCTCGACGGGAAGAACCTCCTGGACCTGGACGACCGGCGGATGTCCAAGGTCCGCGGTCAGCAGATCGGCATGATCTTCCAGGACCCGCTCTCCTCGCTCACCCCGATCTTCAGCATCGGGGCCCAGATCGTCGAGTCCCTCCAGATCCACCAGGAGATGTCGTCCGCGGCGGCCTGGAAGCGGGCCGTCGAGCTGCTGGACCTGGTCGGCATCCCCAACCCCGACCGCCGCGCCAAGGGGTTCCCGCACGAGTTCTCGGGCGGCATGCGGCAGCGGGCCGTCATCGCCATGGCCATCGCGAACAACCCCGACCTGATCATCGCCGACGAGCCGACGACCGCCCTGGACGTCACCGTCCAGGCGCAGATCCTGGAAGTCCTCAAGACGGCCCAGCGTGAGACCGGCGCCGCGGTCATCATGATCACCCACGACCTCGGGGTGGTGGCCGGCTCCGCCGACGACGTCATGGTGATGTACGCCGGCCGTCCGGTCGAGCATGCCGGGGTGGACGAGCTCTTCGCGCAGCCCCGGATGCCGTACACCATCGGTCTGATGGGCGCGATCCCCCGTCTGGACGACCGTGCCAGGGAGGCGCTGACCCCGGTCCCGGGGACGCCGCCGCTCCTGGTGGACCTGCCCGACGCCTGCCCCTTCGCGGCGCGTTGCCCGGCGGTCCAGGACGCCTGCCGGGAGGCCGAGCCGCCCCTGCTGGCGGTCTCCGGTGACGACTCCGGTACCGGGCACTCGACCGCCTGCCGGCGCGCCGCCGAGATCAGCGACGGCGCCATCGGCGGCGAGCCGATCTTCCCCGTCCCGGCGGACCGGGAGGACCGCGTCGCGGCCGTCCCCCGCGAGGACCGGCCGAAGGTCCTGGAACTCTCCGGTGTCACCAAGACCTTCCCGCTCACCAAGGGCGGCCTGCTCAAGCGCAAGGTGGGCACGGTCTTCGCCGTCAACGGCATCGACCTGGACATCCGTGAGGGCGAGACGCTCGGGCTGGTCGGCGAGTCGGGGTGCGGCAAGACCACCACGCTGCTGGAGATCATGGGGCTGAAGCCGCCCGAGCAGGGCAGCATCGCCGTCTGCGGCCAGGACACGGCGGACCTGAAGCGCGGGCGGGACGTCAGCGCCGTCCGCCGCAACATCCAGATGGTCTTCCAGGACCCCATGGGCGCACTGGACCCCCGGATGACGGTCTTCGACATCCTCGCGGAGCCGCTGCGCGCGGTGGGCGAGGGCGACAAGAAGGTGCTCAGCACCAAGGTCTCCGAGCTGATGGAGCTGGTGGGCCTCGACCCCGAGCACCGCGACCGCTTCCCCTCGGCCTTCTCCGGCGGGCAGCGGCAGCGCATCGGCATCGCCCGCGCCCTCTCCACCAAGCCCCAGCTGCTGGTGCTCGACGAGCCGGTCTCGGCCCTCGACGTCTCGGTGCAGGCCGGAGTCATCAACCTGCTCAACGACCTCAAGGCCGAGCTGGGCCTGTCCTACCTCTTCGTCGCCCACGACCTGTCGGTGGTGTGCCACATCTCCGACCGTGTGGCGGTGATGTACCTGGGGCGGATCGTCGAGATCGGATCCACCGACTCCGTCTTCGACAACCCCAGGCACCCCTACACCAAGGCGCTCCTCTCCGCGATTCCCCTGCCCGACCCGGTCGCCGAACGCACCCGGGAACGAGTCCTGCTCGAGGGCGACCTTCCCAGTCCCACCGACGAACAGCCCGGTTGCCGGTTCGTCTCCAGGTGTCCGCTCCACACAACGCTGTCGGAGCCGCAGAAGGAGCAGTGTCGCGGTATCACTCCTCTGCTCACCGAGAGGGGGGACCCGGACCACCGCGACGCATGCCATTTCGCGGGCACGACCACGTCTGTCGACAACTAA
- a CDS encoding ABC transporter permease, which yields MAINMPGAGPAAEEARPENAEALEPGKPAPGGKRLSPSRLYMRRFARNKPALLGLVLFVLLVLFSLFGRYLTQWDHMEADFTALSVAPGVDGHLLGTNSAGNDTYAQLVHGLGRSLIIAVVVSLLTTAIAGLFGTTAAYFGGKIERAMLGFVHFLLILPSFLIIALVGTHFRGEWQVLVVVLTLFGWMLTARVIWSLATSLREREYVMAARFMGVSAIRTIIRHLVPNIGSLLIVTFTLGVASTVQSETALSFIGFGVKQPDVSLGSMLADGQNTLSTAPWLFYMPAALVVLLTVAMALIGDGLRDALDPTSQSGGRA from the coding sequence GTGGCCATCAACATGCCCGGTGCCGGACCCGCCGCAGAAGAGGCGCGTCCCGAGAACGCCGAAGCCCTGGAGCCGGGGAAGCCCGCGCCCGGTGGCAAGCGCCTCTCCCCGTCCAGGCTCTACATGCGGCGCTTCGCACGCAACAAGCCCGCGCTCCTCGGTCTGGTCCTCTTCGTCCTGCTCGTGCTCTTCTCACTGTTCGGCCGGTATCTGACCCAGTGGGACCACATGGAGGCGGACTTCACCGCGCTCTCCGTCGCCCCCGGAGTCGACGGCCATCTGCTGGGCACCAACAGCGCGGGCAACGACACCTACGCCCAGCTCGTGCACGGTCTCGGCAGGTCGCTGATCATCGCCGTGGTGGTGTCGCTCCTGACCACCGCCATCGCCGGCCTCTTCGGCACCACCGCCGCCTACTTCGGCGGCAAGATCGAGCGGGCGATGCTCGGCTTCGTGCACTTCCTGCTCATCCTGCCCTCGTTCCTCATCATCGCCCTGGTCGGTACGCACTTCCGGGGTGAGTGGCAGGTTCTGGTCGTGGTCCTCACGCTGTTCGGCTGGATGCTCACCGCCCGGGTGATCTGGTCCCTGGCCACTTCCCTGCGGGAGCGCGAGTACGTGATGGCGGCCCGCTTCATGGGCGTCAGCGCGATCCGAACCATCATCCGCCACCTGGTGCCCAACATCGGGTCCCTGCTGATCGTGACGTTCACCCTCGGTGTCGCCTCGACCGTGCAGTCCGAGACGGCACTCTCCTTCATCGGTTTCGGCGTCAAGCAGCCCGACGTGTCCCTGGGCTCCATGCTCGCCGACGGGCAGAACACCCTGTCCACCGCTCCCTGGCTGTTCTACATGCCCGCGGCGCTGGTGGTGCTGCTCACCGTGGCCATGGCCCTCATCGGTGACGGTCTGCGCGACGCCCTGGACCCCACATCGCAGTCTGGAGGCCGCGCATGA
- a CDS encoding ABC transporter permease, whose product MDRWWHWISGVVTRFDWGQSPTGGSVNDQVSYRIFVSGQLVLASTILSIVIGVGLGVYTASRQYKAADRAWQGISVISFNTPSAVASLGVVLAAIALNQSLGSTLLPVAGAQSPDVVGFWAVLGSRAMHAILPTISLTFISYAGYHLLQRSLLLDHINSDYVRTARSKGLTRKQAIYRHGLRTSIIPVATQVAFAMPALFTGAVITETVFAWHGMGEYFTRTISTNDVHGVVAVAAFGALMTAVGAILADLVVVALDPRIRVS is encoded by the coding sequence ATGGATCGGTGGTGGCACTGGATCTCCGGGGTCGTGACCCGCTTCGACTGGGGCCAGTCGCCGACCGGGGGCAGCGTCAACGACCAGGTCTCCTACCGGATCTTCGTCAGCGGCCAGCTGGTTCTGGCCTCGACGATCCTCTCCATCGTCATCGGGGTCGGGCTGGGTGTCTACACCGCGTCGCGTCAGTACAAGGCCGCCGACCGGGCGTGGCAGGGAATCTCCGTGATCTCCTTCAACACCCCCTCCGCGGTCGCCTCCCTCGGAGTGGTGCTCGCGGCCATCGCGCTGAACCAGTCCCTGGGCAGCACGCTGCTGCCGGTGGCCGGAGCGCAGAGCCCCGACGTGGTCGGGTTCTGGGCGGTCCTCGGGTCCAGAGCCATGCACGCGATCCTGCCGACCATTTCGCTGACGTTCATCTCGTACGCCGGATACCACCTGTTGCAGCGTTCACTCCTGCTGGACCACATCAACTCCGACTACGTCCGTACGGCACGGTCCAAGGGGCTGACCCGGAAGCAGGCGATCTACCGGCACGGACTGCGGACCTCGATCATTCCCGTCGCCACCCAGGTCGCGTTCGCGATGCCGGCGCTGTTCACCGGTGCGGTGATCACGGAGACGGTCTTCGCCTGGCACGGAATGGGTGAGTACTTCACCAGAACCATCAGTACGAACGACGTGCACGGCGTCGTCGCCGTAGCGGCCTTCGGCGCCCTCATGACGGCCGTCGGCGCGATCCTCGCCGACCTCGTCGTCGTGGCTCTCGACCCCAGGATCAGGGTGAGCTGA
- a CDS encoding cellulase family glycosylhydrolase: MKRLLALLSTCATVVGLTVAFSPHAVAAAGCKVDYTVTSEWQGGFQAGVKVTNLGAPVDGWTLGFTLPDPGQKVVQGWNATWSQSGSAVSAAGIDWNRALATGASADLGLVGSFTGANPEPTAFTLNGVACTGSVDDETTPPDPGDGTPSGTPVGINGQVHVCGVNLCNQYDRPVQLRGMSTHGIQWFDQCYNDASLDALADDWKADLLRISMYVQEDGYETDPEGFTNRVNGLVDQAEARGLYALIDFHTLTPGDPNFNLDRAKTFFASVAARNAGKTNVIYEIANEPNGVSWAGIKSYAEQVIPVIRAADPDAVVIVGTRGWSSLGVSDGSDENEIVNSPVNADNIMYAFHFYAASHKDNYRATLSRAASRLPMFVTEFGTVSATGGGAMDRESTTAWLNLLDQLKIGYANWTYSDADESSAAFRPGTCDGGDYSGDGVLTESGALIKSRISTPDSFPTG, encoded by the coding sequence GTGAAACGCCTACTGGCTCTGCTGTCGACCTGCGCGACGGTGGTGGGTCTCACCGTCGCGTTCAGCCCGCACGCGGTGGCCGCCGCGGGATGCAAGGTCGACTACACGGTCACCAGCGAGTGGCAGGGCGGCTTCCAGGCCGGGGTCAAGGTCACCAACCTCGGCGCCCCCGTCGACGGCTGGACCCTCGGCTTCACCCTGCCGGACCCGGGCCAGAAGGTCGTCCAGGGCTGGAACGCCACCTGGTCGCAGTCCGGCTCCGCGGTCAGCGCCGCCGGCATCGACTGGAACCGCGCGCTGGCCACCGGCGCTTCCGCCGACCTGGGCCTGGTGGGTTCGTTCACCGGCGCCAACCCCGAGCCCACGGCGTTCACGCTCAACGGCGTCGCGTGCACGGGCTCCGTGGACGATGAAACGACACCGCCCGACCCGGGCGACGGCACCCCGTCCGGCACCCCCGTGGGCATCAACGGACAGGTCCACGTGTGCGGCGTGAACCTCTGCAACCAGTACGACCGCCCCGTACAGCTGCGCGGCATGAGCACGCACGGCATCCAGTGGTTCGACCAGTGCTACAACGACGCGTCCCTGGACGCACTGGCGGACGACTGGAAGGCCGACCTGCTGCGCATCTCCATGTACGTCCAGGAGGACGGTTACGAGACCGACCCGGAGGGCTTCACCAACCGGGTGAACGGCCTCGTCGACCAGGCCGAGGCGCGGGGCCTGTACGCGTTGATCGATTTCCACACCCTGACGCCGGGCGACCCGAACTTCAACCTCGACCGCGCGAAGACGTTCTTCGCGTCCGTCGCGGCCCGCAACGCCGGCAAGACGAACGTGATCTACGAGATCGCCAATGAGCCCAACGGGGTGAGCTGGGCCGGCATCAAGAGCTACGCCGAGCAGGTCATCCCGGTGATCCGGGCCGCCGACCCGGACGCGGTCGTCATCGTCGGCACCCGCGGCTGGTCCTCGCTGGGCGTCTCGGACGGCTCCGACGAGAACGAGATCGTCAACAGCCCCGTCAACGCCGACAACATCATGTACGCGTTCCACTTCTACGCCGCGAGCCACAAGGACAACTACCGCGCCACGCTGAGCCGGGCGGCCTCCCGACTGCCCATGTTCGTCACCGAGTTCGGCACGGTGAGCGCGACCGGCGGCGGCGCGATGGACCGCGAGAGCACCACGGCCTGGCTGAACCTGCTCGATCAGCTGAAGATCGGCTACGCGAACTGGACCTACTCCGACGCCGACGAGAGCAGCGCCGCGTTCCGGCCCGGTACCTGCGACGGCGGCGACTACAGCGGCGACGGCGTACTGACCGAATCGGGCGCACTGATCAAGAGCCGGATCAGCACTCCGGACAGCTTCCCCACCGGCTGA
- a CDS encoding LacI family DNA-binding transcriptional regulator, with translation MSKRGSGTPTLEEVAALAGVGRGTVSRVINNASGVKASTRRAVQRAIDELDYVPNLAARSLAGRRAGAVALVMTKSDWRLFGEPFFSEVARAVGDALTEAGVQLLLTLVHTDTERQRLVEYVRGGRVDGALLMSVPAGDRLPDMLADAGLPTVLLGRRSGEERVTYVDADNVGGARAAVGHLVSGGRRAIATITGPPEMYVARCRLLGYREALRDAGLGEVPSLVARGDFTEASGRRAMAGLIERHPEVDAVFAASDSMAAGAVAALHAAGRRVPQDVAVVGFDDFELAEQTEPALTTVRQPMEEIGRTMVRLLLEEIDQPEVAWRHVILRTRLVVRESA, from the coding sequence ATGTCGAAACGGGGTTCCGGGACGCCGACGCTGGAGGAAGTGGCCGCCCTGGCCGGAGTGGGGCGGGGCACGGTCTCCCGGGTGATCAACAACGCGTCGGGCGTCAAGGCGTCCACGCGCCGCGCGGTGCAGCGCGCCATCGACGAACTCGACTACGTGCCCAATCTGGCCGCGCGCTCACTGGCCGGGCGGCGCGCGGGTGCCGTCGCGCTGGTGATGACGAAGTCGGACTGGCGGCTGTTCGGGGAGCCGTTCTTCTCGGAGGTCGCGCGGGCGGTCGGGGACGCCCTGACGGAGGCGGGCGTGCAGCTGCTGCTCACACTGGTGCACACGGACACCGAACGGCAGCGGCTCGTGGAGTACGTGCGGGGCGGGCGGGTCGACGGGGCCCTGCTGATGTCCGTACCGGCGGGGGACCGGTTGCCCGACATGCTCGCCGACGCCGGGCTGCCCACGGTGCTGCTGGGCAGGCGCTCGGGCGAGGAGCGGGTGACCTATGTGGACGCGGACAACGTCGGTGGCGCGCGGGCCGCGGTCGGACACCTGGTGAGCGGCGGGCGACGCGCCATCGCCACGATCACGGGGCCGCCCGAGATGTACGTCGCCCGGTGCAGGCTGCTCGGTTACCGGGAAGCGCTGCGCGACGCGGGGCTCGGCGAGGTGCCGTCCCTGGTTGCCCGGGGTGATTTCACCGAGGCCAGCGGGCGGCGGGCGATGGCCGGGCTCATCGAGCGGCACCCGGAGGTGGACGCCGTCTTCGCGGCGTCGGACAGCATGGCGGCCGGGGCGGTGGCGGCCCTGCACGCGGCCGGCCGCCGGGTGCCGCAGGACGTGGCGGTGGTCGGCTTCGACGACTTCGAGCTGGCCGAGCAGACCGAGCCGGCGCTGACCACAGTCCGTCAGCCGATGGAGGAGATCGGCCGGACCATGGTGAGGTTGCTCCTTGAGGAGATCGACCAGCCCGAGGTGGCCTGGCGCCATGTGATCCTGCGGACCCGGCTGGTGGTGCGCGAGTCGGCCTGA